Proteins from one Fragaria vesca subsp. vesca linkage group LG6, FraVesHawaii_1.0, whole genome shotgun sequence genomic window:
- the LOC101306650 gene encoding ATPase 9, plasma membrane-type-like, with protein MAEGKGISLEEIKKENVDLERIPVQEVFEQLQCTKEGLSSDEGQKRLQVFGPNKLEEKKENKVLKFLGFMWNPLSWVMEIAAIMAIALANGGGRPPDWQDFVGITCLLIINSTISFIEENNAGNAAQALMAGLAPKTKVLRDGRWSELEAAILVPGDVVSIKLGDIVPADARLLEGDPLKIDQSALTGESLPVTRYPGDEVFSGSTVKQGEIEAVVIATGVHTFFGKAAHLVDSTNQVGHFQKVLTAIGNFCICSIAIGMIIEIVVMYPIQRRRYRDGIDNLLVLLIGGIPIAMPTVLSVTMAIGSHRLSTQGAITKRMTAIEEMAGMDVLCSDKTGTLTLNKLTVDKTMVEVFVKDVDKDGLILLGARASRVENQDAIDTCIVGMLGDPKEARESITEVHFLPFNPVEKRTAITYIDTDGNWHRVSKGAPEQIIDLCELKDDARKKAHAIIDKFADRGLRSLAVCRQTVPEKNKESAGTPWQFVGLLPLFDPPRHDSAETIRRALHLGVNVKMITGDQLAIGKETGRRLGMGTNMYPSSSLLGEHKDESVASLPIDELIEKADGFAGVFPEHKYEIVKRLQERKHICGMTGDGVNDAPALKRADIGIAVDDATDAARSASDIVLTEPGLSVIISAVLTSRAIFQRMKNYTIYAVSITIRVVLGFLLLALIWKFDFSPFMVLIIAVLNDGTIMTISKDRVKPSPLPDSWKLKEIFATGVVLGTYMAVMTVVFFWAANDSNFFSDKFGVRSIRGSDRELTAAVYLQVSIISQALIFVTRSRSWSFVERPGVMLMIAFLIAQLLATILAVYANWGFARIKGMGWGWAGVIWLYSIVTYIPLDILKFMIRYALSGKAWDNVLENKTAFTTKKDYGKGEREAQWATAQRTLHGLQPPETSDIFNDKNNYRELSEIAEQAKRRAEVARLRELHTLKGHVESVVKLKGLDIDTIQQHYTV; from the exons ATGGCAGAAGGCAAAGGGATTAGCTTGGAAGAAATCAAGAAAGAGAATGTTGACCTT GAGCGAATTCCAGTTCAGGAAGTGTTTGAGCAATTGCAATGCACAAAAGAGGGGCTGTCTAGTGATGAAGGGCAGAAGAGGCTCCAAGTCTTTGGCCCAAACAAGCTTGAGGAAAAGAAG GAAAACAAGGTTTTGAAGTTCTTGGGTTTTATGTGGAATCCCCTATCATGGGTTATGGAAATTGCAGCTATCATGGCCATTGCCTTGGCAAATGGAGGG GGAAGGCCACCGGACTGGCAAGACTTTGTGGGAATTACTTGTCTTTTGATTATCAATTCTACCATTAGTTTTATCGAAGAAAACAATGCAGGCAACGCTGCACAAGCTCTTATGGCTGGTCTTGCCCCAAAAACCAAG GTTCTAAGAGATGGAAGATGGTCTGAGTTAGAGGCTGCAATCTTAGTACCAGGAGATGTAGTCAGCATCAAGTTGGGAGACATTGTCCCAGCTGATGCACGTCTCTTGGAGGGAGATCCCCTCAAGATAGATCAGTCTGCCCTCACCGGTGAGTCGTTGCCTGTGACAAGGTACCCCGGGGATGAAGTGTTCTCGGGTTCCACTGTCAAGCAAGGAGAAATAGAGGCAGTAGTCATTGCCACAGGGGTTCACACCTTCTTTGGTAAGGCTGCTCACTTGGTTGACAGCACCAACCAAGTAGGCCACTTCCAAAAG GTTTTGACTGCCATCGGAAACTTTTGCATATGCTCTATTGCCATTGGAATGATAATAGAAATAGTGGTCATGTATCCAATACAACGTAGGAGATACAGGGATGGGATTGACAATCTCTTGGTGCTTCTCATTGGAGGGATTCCGATTGCTATGCCAACAGTGTTGTCAGTTACCATGGCTATTGGTTCTCACCGCCTATCCACGCAAGGCGCTATCACAAAGAGAATGACAGCCATTGAGGAGATGGCTGGAATGGATGTCCTATGTAGTGATAAGACTGGGACCCTGACTCTCAACAAGCTTACAGTAGACAAGACCATGGTCGAG GTGTTTGTAAAAGATGTCGACAAGGATGGTCTCATTTTGCTTGGCGCCAGGGCTTCGAGGGTTGAAAATCAGGATGCTATTGATACATGTATTGTTGGAATGTTGGGTGACCCCAAGGAG GCCAGGGAAAGTATAACTGAGGTCCATTTTTTGCCTTTCAATCCAGTCGAAAAGCGTACTGCCATAACATACATCGATACTGATGGCAATTGGCACCGAGTTAGCAAAGGTGCACCGGAGCAG ATCATTGACCTCTGTGAGCTTAAAGACGATGCAAGGAAGAAAGCACATGCTATTATTGACAAGTTTGCAGATCGCGGTCTCCGTTCCCTTGCTGTTTGTAGACAG ACTGTGCCAGAAAAAAACAAAGAGAGTGCAGGAACACCATGGCAGTTTGTAGGCCTCTTGCCTCTCTTTGATCCTCCTAGACATGACAGTGCAGAGACCATTCGACGTGCCCTTCATCTCGGTGTCAATGTTAAGATGATCACTGGTGACCAACTTGCCATTGGTAAGGAAACTGGCCGCAGACTCGGCATGGGAACCAACATGTATCCTTCTTCTTCCCTTCTTGGTGAACACAAGGACGAGTCTGTTGCTTCCCTCCCTATTGATGAGCTTATAGAAAAGGCTGATGGCTTTGCTGGTGTCTTCCCAG AGCATAAATATGAAATTGTGAAGCGGCTGCAAGAGAGGAAGCACATTTGTGGGATGACTGGAGATGGTGTGAATGATGCCCCAGCGCTAAAGAGGGCAGACATTGGTATTGCAGTCGATGATGCAACTGATGCTGCCCGGAGCGCCTCAGACATTGTCCTAACGGAGCCAGGATTGTCTGTGATTATCAGTGCTGTGTTGACAAGCAGAGCCATTTTCCAAAGGATGAAGAACTATACCATCTATGCTGTTTCCATCACAATTCGTGTTGTGCTTGGCTTTTTGCTCCTTGCTCTTATCTGGAAGTTTGACTTCTCACCTTTCATGGTGCTCATTATTGCCGTACTCAATGATGGAACAATCATGACTATTTCAAAGGATAGGGTGAAGCCATCTCCTCTTCCGGACTCATGGAAGTTAAAGGAGATCTTCGCCACTGGTGTCGTCCTTGGCACCTACATGGCTGTCATGACTGTTGTTTTCTTCTGGGCTGCTAATGATTCTAATTTTTTCTCG GACAAGTTTGGAGTAAGATCTATCAGAGGCAGTGATAGGGAGCTTACGGCAGCTGTCTACCTTCAAGTTAGTATTATCAGTCAGGCACTTATCTTTGTCACTCGATCCCGAAGCTGGTCTTTTGTAGAACGCCCCGGTGTCATGCTCATGATTGCCTTTCTCATAGCACAGCTA CTTGCTACAATTCTCGCTGTTTATGCAAATTGGGGCTTTGCAAGAATCAAAGGCATGGGGTGGGGATGGGCAGGTGTTATTTGGCTCTACAGCATCGTCACCTACATACCTTTGGATATTCTCAAGTTCATGATTCGATATGCATTGAGTGGCAAGGCATGGGATAATGTACTTGAAAATAAG ACTGCCTTCACAACAAAGAAGGATTATGGAAAGGGAGAGAGGGAGGCACAATGGGCAACAGCTCAACGTACCCTTCATGGGCTGCAGCCTCCAGAAACATCTGACATTTTCAATGACAAGAACAACTACCGAGAGTTGTCTGAGATCGCCGAACAGGCCAAGAGGCGAGCTGAAGTTGCTAG GTTGAGGGAGCTTCACACACTCAAGGGGCACGTGGAATCGGTCGTCAAACTCAAAGGACTTGACATTGACACCATTCAGCAACACTACACTGTCTGA
- the LOC101313443 gene encoding probable receptor-like protein kinase At1g80640-like yields the protein MQKGDMSLAAVLIPMWVLTTALIVTIIEARPDPTASTTSAHIMLLEEQPIAHFSSKMEAQSPGVPEVRVIHHQDLNKSILIALIVASTLLVGILLFLSCCWIYRQKLLNHSNGKRQKTNEVSIGTPLSALMVEFNSLRLGNRKGSVVVFSYQLLEAATDKFSESNVLGEGSSGPVYRASFDGKFIAAVKRVNSIRQDAEREFENEVNWLGKILHQNIIKLLGYCVHGKTRFLVYEMMQNGSLETQLYGPNHGSFLTWHLRLKIAVDVARGLEYLHEHCHPPVVHRDLKSSNILLDSNFNAKLSDFGATVTSGMKSKESIKLSGNLGCVAPEYNLDGKLTDKSDVYAFGVVLLELLMGRKLVEHKAIDESQSIITWAMPQLTDRSRLPNIVDRVIKDTMDLKHLYQVAAVAVLCVQPEPSYRPLMTDVLHSLIPLVPVDLGGSLRIADYIPSVSAEPSN from the exons ATGCAAAAGGGTGATATGAGTTTAGCTGCTGTGTTAATACCCATGTGGGTCTTAACCACCGCTTTGATTGTGACCATAATTGAGGCCAGGCCAGACCCAACAGCTTCCACTACTTCTGCCCACATTATGCTACTTGAGGAACAACCCATTGCTCACTTTTCTTCAAAAATGGAAGCTCAATCTCCAG GAGTTCCTGAGGTTAGAGTAATTCACCATCAAGATTTGAACAAGAGCATTCTAATAGCACTGATTGTTGCTTCCACACTGCTTGTTGGAATTCTTCTGTTCCTTTCATGTTGTTGGATCTATAGACAGAAATTGTTGAACCACTCCAATGGGAAAAGGCAAAAGACAAACG AGGTTTCAATAGGGACGCCATTGAGTGCACTTATGGTTGAATTTAATTCCTTGAGGTTGGGGAATAGGAAGGGCTCGGTTGTTGTATTCAGTTATCAATTGCTGGAAGCTGCAACAGACAAGTTCAGTGAAAGTAATGTTTTGGGCGAGGGTAGTTCTGGACCTGTTTACAGAGCTAGTTTTGATGGCAAATTCATTGCAGCTGTTAAGAGAGTAAACAGCATAAGACAGGATGCTGAAAGAGAATTTGAG AATGAGGTGAACTGGTTGGGAAAAATCCTTCATCAAAACATCATCAAACTTTTGGGTTATTGTGTTCATGGAAAGACAAGGTTTCTTGTGTATGAAATGATGCAGAATGGCTCATTGGAAACTCAATTGTATG GACCTAATCATGGATCATTTTTGACATGGCATCTGCGGTTGAAAATAGCTGTTGATGTTGCCAG AGGATTGGAATATCTTCATGAGCACTGCCATCCGCCTGTGGTGCATAGAGACCTGAAGTCATCTAACATTCTTCTGGATTCCAATTTTAATGCTAAG CTTTCAGACTTTGGTGCTACTGTCACGTCGGGGATGAAGAGTAAGGAGAGCATAAAGCTATCAGGAAATTTGGGCTGTGTAGCACCAGAGTATAATTTGGATG GTAAGTTAACGGACAAAAGTGATGTCTATGCTTTCGGAGTAGTTCTTTTGGAACTCTTGATGGGAAGAAAGTTGGTGGAACATAAAGCAATAGATGAATCCCAATCTATTATCACATGG GCCATGCCCCAGCTCACTGACAGATCAAGGCTTCCCAACATTGTGGATCGCGTGATAAAAGATACCATGGATTTAAAACACTTGTACCAG GTTGCTGCTGTGGCAGTACTATGTGTGCAACCTGAACCAAGTTATCGACCTTTAATGACAGATGTACTGCACTCGCTAATCCCTCTTGTGCCTGTGGATCTTGGAGGGTCGCTGAGAATTGCAGATTACATACCCTCTGTTTCAGCCGAACCTTCCAACTGA